A genome region from Eremothecium cymbalariae DBVPG#7215 chromosome 4, complete sequence includes the following:
- the SAS4 gene encoding Sas4p (similar to Ashbya gossypii AGL132C), protein MTGRRVLRSKMKAGAFAADDDEKFNFDIQEYEIDPFKPLKVVHKSKSPVKKNNGEDVLNTREKIKQMHLNIDKVTLDDITKQSKCFLVCDSDEPYEAYHKKMFKQETRMINDDKIESENEAERLQHIYETLDMLGWEKVLAQVTVIRDVDDQKELKTKRELTKLAIQDMLSKFQDMKRRISMQSRNSRHGMYNVASNPLLLYSNLDRSLVYGYSSSSDEEEDCMTIDQIRQHRKTSREKKFGGSLVIQLSASARSNARYAIIAEPLRSPYVIKYTKDERDYYKKKLDDSLSRFNFLGPLPDQLAVFKEKNSISLILEPKALRPMSANESDGPSQNSLSTIDQIRKFRVTDTHSADSSVSDINPPSSPIAANNTSQSVINILPVKRNGSTSEKSSTGSKRLHDLMIKNSLTDITPSLC, encoded by the coding sequence GTACATAAATCCAAGAGCCCTGTTAAGAAGAACAATGGCGAAGATGTTTTAAACACTAGAGAGAAAATTAAACAAATGCATTTGAACATTGACAAGGTTACCTTAGATGATATTACTAAACAAAGTAAATGTTTTCTTGTGTGCGACAGTGACGAGCCTTACGAGGCGTATCATAAGAAGATGTTTAAGCAGGAGACACGAATGATAAAcgatgataaaattgaatCGGAAAATGAGGCAGAAAGATTGCAACACATATATGAGACACTGGATATGTTGGGATGGGAGAAAGTGCTTGCACAAGTAACAGTGATTCGtgatgttgatgatcagaAGGAATTAAAGACTAAAAGGGAATTGACCAAGCTTGCTATTCAAGATATGCTTTCTAAATTCCAGGATATgaaaagaaggataagCATGCAGTCGAGGAATAGTAGGCATGGGATGTATAATGTTGCTTCTAATCCCCTACTCCTATACAGTAATCTTGATCGTAGTCTCGTCTACGGTTACAGTAGCTCGTcagacgaagaagaagactgTATGACTATTGATCAAATAAGACAGCATAGGAAGACCTCaagagagaagaaattTGGTGGATCATTAGTCATTCAGTTATCTGCAAGTGCACGATCTAATGCACGTTATGCAATTATAGCGGAGCCATTGAGGTCACCATatgttataaaatatacCAAAGATGAGAGGgattattataaaaagaagctAGATGATTCTCTTTCTAGATTCAACTTCTTAGGGCCACTGCCTGACCAACTTGCTGTTttcaaagagaaaaattCTATTTCATTAATTCTAGAACCTAAAGCTTTAAGACCTATGTCAGCCAATGAATCTGATGGGCCCTCTCAAAATTCTCTATCGACTATTGATCAGATAAGGAAATTCAGAGTTACAGATACGCATTCTGCTGATTCATCAGTGTCGGATATTAACCCACCTTCTTCCCCTATAGCAGCTAATAATACCTCACAATCTGTTATAAATATCTTACCGGTAAAGAGGAACGGGTCTACAAGTGAAAAGTCTTCTACAGGTAGTAAACGTCTTCACGATCTAATGATAAAGAACTCATTAACTGATATCACTCCAAGTCTATGCTGA
- the SCC2 gene encoding cohesin-loading factor complex subunit SCC2 (similar to Ashbya gossypii AGL133W): MSSFPGEDTEIPKRVAEALAHQPLNHLVPKNELSKLISDPISLSLQLEAADAFEPIPAELLDDSHPISVGSNKSNDLKTLKFKRPRGCNLNKLSEGVNQGSTSDDLSNLAETCLSITAMVESEAVIESPMSNAIKRNHDVFSDKIEMVEMVKKEKLLNSNSSISLNQVSLGTQYLKELMVLMEYVGTDEASAQLGDLEYWIPLDSGNAFMLSKQCLGKLHVVFRNILTTPSVWATLNISFIQRIMDVCINNISIAKEKIEIKDELFDYQSFAFESSIIVFLIFLLDQNDMRLYLEQYMVVPIEFLISVIENLHDEFEIGSKNVENTLSSLHSTLSLFPIYISKRPTLDESFVTKLVYMFSELIMANWSHNSNTVLVQNQIENVKTVSIQSIEMIFEKFPEQRMFVIDELLSHLDNLPTTRSQKRMKNIAKSIYITHFTFTLLSVLQVWNNYDYCSKLDNLDKEQLKDVITHYNGTKLDLDIAIDYIIETILKKTFSNISKYRIVLDHFVCDLTSIVMLPNWPISDVILAPLLKKLFLVFNPQSQNSINVESLALHEIGCIGSKILDIRQSAKPEEDNNLIKIFNYPEHINTLIDAFERCILYCKSTKKPLNSIKFLWSKQVTALVKLMEFDKDSELWNSKLNDKLCSIIKEIHSNPVKMENVNTTDLDSMYACTLFTSDLVNAYEPYLNLVLSLLDRQKVKLRSGAIRCLALLISKDKNMLSTPIVKETIQCRLQDSSPLVKDAILELIELGSDYTQFYEHINVNYSDDSVLVRKHVLKMNLKIYDDTDDLTIKAYVANRVLRRIEDEEDVIIDIARSELLKRWLLSIHDSERNPNIYTPKCEESIKVISQVVSSSEKSRELFEQFLVFYILNKHLHIHEEYNKIIESLQILTDHIIEMAIEQQSDENNNVTDSTEGRSIMKLLSIISCCDEPFVTKEQIASLYPYLHADNKSDFQLNILRVYRSSFEKLSNFKPRFLYDLETTILSRLPKMNVKELDEAIPLAWSLTVHRKDDTRICKACASCLGQLTPYINSVTKDPSSVMPDGKLQRLLYLATGFARFCSFENTEEKFPNLKSKERVFEYVTKCLLMFTKEGINHVIRRIATKNLVKIASKYPKLFNSRHVLTVLDVEFEKGPLDIQLVVLESLYDFFLAEEKRSIKLAGVNGTVSSNEELRKMVLLTNKMESLNDGICSALVSRYLEKILDICLITDLSNALVAIRFLKLILRYGYTNPSLCIPTVIALMASPNTYMRNLAYEMLMELFQGYESMVFNGLGQGIKLGSEYAIKSRPLQYYEDSGFLRRIQELMSTNKKNKSKFLKSVKRVFLNLLSSRNALGQIFGSNVTFLVHNLSIIYYDNQYEVYEMIKSIDILSDNLKDIISDRIPEFQNSSENTSELSSLIVAKLAIKEFRRFLFEKYHLSETKLLSIGTSDEDDLKNKIVPVLNGTSETLQKDSIFLGYESPFNTKEFCENYINAISSDDV; this comes from the coding sequence ATGTCAAGTTTTCCAGGTGAAGATACTGAAATTCCAAAAAGAGTTGCTGAAGCACTAGCACATCAGCCATTAAACCATTTGGTACCGAAGAATGAATTGTCGAAGCTAATTTCAGATCCTATCTCGTTATCATTACAGTTAGAAGCAGCAGATGCTTTCGAACCAATCCCAGCTGAACTATTGGACGATTCACATCCTATAAGCGTCGGTTCCAATAAATCAAATGACTTGAAAACCTTGAAGTTCAAGCGCCCTAGAGGGTGCAACCTAAATAAACTTTCGGAAGGAGTGAATCAGGGTTCTACTTCGGATGATTTAAGTAACTTGGCTGAAACATGCCTATCCATAACGGCAATGGTAGAATCAGAAGCAGTTATTGAAAGCCCTATGTCCAATGCTATAAAGAGAAATCATGATGTTTTCTCCGACAAGATTGAAATGGTTGAGATGGTCAAAAAGGAGAAACTACTAAATTCAAACTCATCTATATCTTTAAACCAAGTATCCTTGGGAactcaatatttgaaggaatTAATGGTCTTAATGGAGTATGTTGGAACTGATGAAGCGTCTGCACAGCTTGGAGATTTAGAATACTGGATCCCATTGGACAGTGGAAATGCCTTTATGCTGTCAAAACAGTGCCTTGGAAAACTACATGTAGTTTTCCGGAATATTTTAACTACTCCTTCTGTATGGGCTACTTTAAACATTTCATttattcaaagaatcaTGGATGTCTGCATAAACAATATTTCTattgcaaaagaaaaaattgaaatcaAGGACGAACTGTTTGACTATCAATCCTTTGCTTTCGAATCCTCCATAATTgtttttctaatttttcTATTAGATCAAAATGACATGAGGTTATATCTAGAGCAATATATGGTAGTACCtattgaatttttgatatctgttattgaaaatttaCATGATGAGTTTGAAATTGGCTCtaaaaatgttgaaaatacCTTATCATCTCTACATTCTACATTGAGTTTATTTCCAATATACATTTCAAAGAGACCAACACTTGATGAGAGTTTTGTTACTAAATTGGTTTATATGTTCTCAGAGTTAATAATGGCCAATTGGTCTCATAACTCAAACACAGTTCTAGTTCAGAACCAGATTGAAAATGTGAAAACTGTCTCAATCCAGAGTATTGAAatgatatttgaaaagttccCTGAACAACGAATGTTTGTCATTGACGAACTTCTTTCACATCTGGATAATTTGCCAACCACTAGATCTCAGAAGaggatgaaaaatattgcaaAATCTATCTATATCACTCACTTTACTTTCACTTTACTTTCTGTTTTACAGGTCTGGAATAACTACGATTATTGCTCTAAGTTAGATAATTTGGACAAAGAACAACTGAAGGATGTAATTACGCACTACAATGGGACAAAGCTAGATTTGGATATTGCCATAGATTACATTATAGAAacaatattaaaaaaaacgTTTTcgaatatttcaaaatacaGAATTGTACTTGATCATTTTGTTTGTGATTTAACATCTATAGTCATGTTACCAAATTGGCCTATCTCGGATGTCATACTAGCACcacttttaaaaaaattatttctAGTCTTTAATCCTCAATCCCAAAACTCTATTAACGTTGAATCTCTTGCTTTACACGAAATAGGATGCATTGGCAGTAAAATACTTGACATTAGACAATCGGCAAAAcctgaagaagataataaCCTGATTAAGATTTTCAATTATCCTGAACATATTAATACATTAATAGACGCCTTCGAAAGATGTATTTTATATTGCAAGAGTACCAAGAAGCCTTTGAATTCTATAAAATTCTTATGGAGCAAGCAAGTGACAGCACTGGTAAAGCTGATGGAATTTGATAAAGACTCTGAACTATGGAATTCCAAGTTGAATGACAAGTTATGTTCCATTATTAAGGAAATACATTCTAATCCAGTTAAAATGGAGAATGTAAACACGACTGATCTAGATTCAATGTATGCCTGTACGTTATTTACTTCCGATTTGGTTAATGCGTATGAACCATATCTTAATTTAGTACTCTCTTTGTTGGATAGACAAAAAGTAAAATTAAGATCAGGAGCCATTCGTTGTTTGGCGTTGCTAATTTCTAAGGATAAGAACATGCTATCCACACCTATTGTCAAAGAAACGATTCAGTGTAGACTGCAGGATTCTTCCCCGCTTGTAAAGGATGCAATATTGGAGTTAATTGAGTTAGGTTCTGATTATACTCAATTCTACGAACATATTAATGTTAACTATAGCGATGACAGTGTGCTTGTCAGAAAACATGtgttgaaaatgaacttgaaaatatatgatgataCCGACGATCTTACTATTAAAGCTTATGTTGCAAACCGTGTGCTCCGAAGAATAGAGGACGAAGAAGATGTTATTATTGACATTGCGAGATcagaattattgaaaaggTGGTTATTATCAATTCATGACTCAGAAAGAAACCCAAATATTTATACTCCCAAATGTGAAGAATCAATAAAAGTTATTTCACAGGTAGTTTCGTCTAGTGAAAAGTCTCgtgaattatttgaacaatttttggttttttatattttgaataaacACTTACACATCCATGAAGAATACAATAAGATCATAGAATCCTTACAGATATTAACTGATCATATTATAGAAATGGCTATAGAACAGCAGTCAGATgagaataataatgttaCGGACTCCACAGAAGGAAGAAGTATAATGAAATTATTATCTATAATTTCATGCTGTGATGAGCCTTTTGTCACCAAGGAACAAATCGCCTCATTATATCCTTACCTTCACGCTGACAATAAATCAgattttcaattgaatatTCTGCGCGTTTACAGAAGCAGCTTTGAGAAGCTGTCTAATTTTAAACCAAGATTCCTATATGATCTTGAAACGACAATACTTTCCAGATTGCCTAAGATGAATGTAAAGGAATTGGATGAGGCCATTCCCCTAGCGTGGTCACTAACAGTACACAGGAAAGATGATACCAGAATTTGCAAAGCCTGTGCATCTTGCTTGGGCCAGTTGACACCGTATATAAACAGTGTTACAAAAGACCCTTCATCCGTTATGCCTGATGGCAAACTACAGAGGCTATTATACCTGGCAACGGGGTTTGCTAGGTTCTgtagttttgaaaataccGAAGAGAAGTTTCCCAATTTGAAATCTAAGGAaagagtttttgaatatgtCACTAAGTGTTTGTTAATGTTTACAAAAGAAGGAATCAACCATGTTATAAGGAGAATAGCTACTAAAAATTTGGTCAAAATTGCATCTAAATATCCTAAGCTGTTTAACTCAAGGCATGTGTTAACAGTCTTAGatgttgaatttgaaaagggTCCTCTAGATATCCAATTAGTTGTTTTAGAAAGTCTATATGACTTCTTCCTAGCAGAAGAGAAGAGATCAATAAAGCTGGCTGGAGTAAACGGGACTGTTTCATCTAATGAGGAGTTGAGAAAGATGGTGCTTTTAACTAATAAAATGGAGTCACTTAATGATGGTATTTGTTCCGCTCTGGTTTCCAGATACCTGGAAAAAATTTTAGACATTTGTTTGATCACTGATCTAAGCAATGCACTAGTTGCGATACGTTTTCTCAAATTGATTCTAAGGTATGGCTATACAAACCCATCATTATGCATACCGACGGTGATTGCATTGATGGCCTCTCCAAATACCTATATGAGAAATTTAGCCTATGAGATGCTTATGGAGCTATTTCAAGGATATGAGAGTATGGTCTTCAATGGATTGGGCCAGGGAATCAAACTAGGATCAGAATATGCAATCAAGTCACGACCTCTTCAATATTATGAAGATTCAGGATTTTTAAGGAGGATACAAGAACTGATGTCgacaaataaaaaaaataaatcgAAATTTCTGAAATCAGTTAAGAGGGTCTTTCTTAATTTGCTTTCGAGCAGAAATGCCTTAGGTCAAATTTTTGGTTCTAATGTTACGTTCTTGGTCCATAATTTATCCATCATATATTATGACAACCAATATGAAGTTTATGAAATGATCAAATCTATAGATATTTTGTCAGATAATCTTAAGGATATTATTTCCGATAGGATTCCAGAATTCCAAAACTCTTCAGAGAATACTAGCGAACTTTCTAGTTTGATTGTGGCGAAACTTGCTATTAAGGAATTCAGAAGATTTCTGTTTGAGAAATACCACTTATCTGAAACTAAGCTATTGTCAATTGGAACATCAGATGAAGACGAcctaaaaaataaaatagttCCCGTTCTTAATGGCACATCAGAAACTCTACAGAAGGATTCGATATTCCTTGGCTATGAGAGTCCGTTCAACACTAAGGAATTCTGTGAAAACTATATCAACGCTATAAGCTCGGATGATGTTTAA
- the PUS5 gene encoding pseudouridine synthase PUS5 (similar to Ashbya gossypii AGL134C): MTRWNLPILFQNKHYIIVNKPNGVLSQSPDLRTWWLHHKYEPPVLMDLLRTQYPDICQAQWRTVHRLDATVTGGILISCTRTAASKFSKNLALGGNSGYKFTRKYIALVTGSSIDSFPDEGRLMINDMVSDYKRLGDNLVLFQLHTGKKHQIRIQLSKVFQQPIVNDVKYGADAIPNLEDIIGLHSALISTEIGLTRENHLIPIPCDSNARKLWNGYVDANGEFNDLITESLYDFSLPSRLDRILKITPAGSTNIQIAYKSKIGSF; encoded by the coding sequence ATGACCCGATGGAATTTGCCAAttctatttcaaaataaacACTATATTATCGTCAATAAGCCTAATGGAGTTCTTTCCCAATCTCCTGATTTGAGGACATGGTGGTTACATCATAAGTATGAGCCTCCAGTGTTGATGGATCTTTTACGCACACAGTATCCGGATATATGCCAGGCACAGTGGAGGACAGTACACAGACTGGATGCGACCGTGACTGGTGGTATTTTGATATCGTGTACACGCACTGCAGCTTCCAAATTCAGCAAGAATCTTGCCCTGGGAGGGAATAGTGGGTATAAGTTCACcagaaaatatattgcaTTAGTTACGGGAAGTTCAATTGATTCTTTTCCTGATGAGGGAAGATTGATGATAAACGATATGGTTTCAGATTATAAACGTTTGGGTGATAACTTAGTTCTCTTTCAGCTACACACAGGAAAGAAGCATCAAATTCGCATACAGTTATCGAAGGTATTCCAGCAACCTATAGTCAACGACGTAAAATATGGGGCAGATGCTATTCCCAATCTGGAAGATATCATAGGTCTACATTCGGCGCTTATTAGCACCGAAATTGGACTAACTAGAGAAAATCATTTAATTCCCATCCCTTGCGATAGTAATGCTCGAAAATTATGGAACGGGTATGTGGACGCTAATGGAGAATTTAATGATTTGATTACTGAATCTTTATATGACTTTTCACTTCCAAGTAGACTAGACCggatattgaaaattaCGCCAGCTGGGTCAACAAATATTCAGATAGCCTACAAATCAAAAATCGGTTCATTCTGA
- the NVJ3 gene encoding Nvj3p (similar to Ashbya gossypii AGL135) — translation MSNILYNANSKLVSKYQKKSVLATTVRPLLNQDKPFQCVHAKDSREYLMALCCDIYPAALHPTIKIMSNWELSVQALFSLFLKNFVKSWYGDKIPTTDDELIVILFQLCNRLIKHIDSSTVDWLQILCSDIPFVLDRHFKIMSRVVHEDLNYSDFLQLYLYKNQYPGCIVQKLTEPLRNESRLQQTFLSGLVGDLLFDKVANKVAAPVILLDIIQSTCDKLLQENGKTQEIPASSLTLITRSELLLRKGSHFVSYLTSAFSSKTSQSTLHGNQHIPCAHLYLFTFIKNILLLDRRKPVLYSLLKLCQSTVDSYNPLNHMMVNFINNIINQKVLTSSRGFEALKSLRHTLFPNDNKLGPEKVEPTEEEMIKLRCKCVNSMWDVCTKYRLSKFLAVTKQDLEIFMEALCKDIRMNRFLICRLSEYLLTQLA, via the coding sequence CGAAGCTGGTATCGAAGTACCAAAAGAAATCCGTTCTTGCTACGACTGTGCGACCGCTTCTTAATCAAGACAAACCGTTCCAATGTGTGCACGCTAAGGATTCTAGAGAGTATTTGATGGCTCTATGTTGTGACATATATCCGGCGGCACTGCACCCCACCATTAAAATAATGTCGAACTGGGAGTTATCTGTTCAAGCATTGTTTTCCCTGTTTCTCAAGAATTTCGTCAAGTCATGGTACGGCGACAAGATCCCTACtacagatgatgaattgattGTTATACTATTTCAGTTGTGCAATCGGCTTATTAAACATATTGATAGTAGCACTGTGGACTGGCTGCAAATTCTATGCAGTGATATCCCATTTGTTTTGGATAGgcatttcaaaatcatGTCGCGGGTAGTACATGAAGACTTGAACTACTCTGACTTCCTACAATTGTATCTCTACAAGAATCAATATCCCGGATGCATCGTGCAGAAGTTGACAGAGCCATTGAGGAATGAATCTCGGTTACAACAGACGTTCTTATCAGGCTTGGTTGGTGATCTATTGTTTGATAAGGTTGCTAATAAGGTAGCTGCACCTGTTATACTACTCGATATTATCCAATCAACATGTGACAAGTTATTACAAGAAAATGGCAAAACACAGGAAATTCCAGCATCTTCGTTAACGCTGATTACTAGAAGCGAATTACTATTGAGGAAGGGATCGCATTTTGTTTCGTATCTGACATCGGCTTTTTCTTCCAAGACATCACAAAGTACTTTACATGGAAACCAACATATACCGTGCGCTCATCTGTACTTGTTTAcattcatcaaaaatatccTATTATTAGATAGAAGGAAACCCGTATTGTATTCGTTATTAAAACTATGTCAGTCTACAGTGGACTCATACAATCCTTTAAACCATATGATGGTaaattttattaacaatattattaaccAAAAAGTCTTGACCAGCTCTAGAGGCTTTGAGGCTTTGAAATCCTTAAGACATACATTATTCCCCAATGACAACAAGCTGGGTCCTGAAAAGGTAGAACCTACAGAGGAAGAGATGATCAAACTGAGATGTAAGTGTGTTAACTCTATGTGGGACGTCTGTACTAAATATAGACTGTCAAAGTTCTTGGCTGTCACCAAACAGGACTTGGAAATTTTTATGGAAGCACTTTGTAAAGATATCAGAATGAACCGATTTTTGATTTGTAGGCTATCTGAATATTTGTTGACCCAGCTGGCGtaa